DNA from Nitrospina gracilis Nb-211:
CCACGCCCACTTCGCCGCCATGCAGGGTGATGATCTTCTTCACGATGGCGAGGCCGAGCCCTGTCACTTTTTCCTGCCCGGTCGGCTTGCTGCTCAGCGTCTGGAACTCCCCGAACAACAGCTTCTGTTCTTCTTCAGATAGTCCCGCGCCTTCGTCTTTGACTGAAAACTGAATCTTGTCCCCCTGCAACTCGGTGGAAACCAGCACGGTTGAATCGGGTGGCGAGAACTTGATGGCATTGCTCAGAAAATTATTGATGGCCTGGATCAGGGCGTCCTTGTCGAAACGAAACGGCGGCACTTCCGCCAGGTTCTGCCGAATGCGGATGTTTTTCTTGTTGGCCACGATCTGATTGAGGCTCACCTGTTCCTCGATAATCGGGTTGATGTCCTGCATCATCCGGTTGATCTCAATTTTCCCCTGTTCGATCTTGGAAATGTCCAGCAGGTTCTCCAGGAGATGAATCATGTGGCCGCTGGCATTGTAGATTTTGTCAAAGTATCTGCGATGCTTGTCACTCACGCCCTGCGCGCATTCATCCCGCAATGCCTCGCTGAACGTGCGTATGACGTAAACCGGGTTGCGCAGGTCGTGCGCCGCAATACCCAGAAACTTGTTTTTGAGATCGTTCATTTTTGTCAGCGTTTCGTTCTGTTCCTGAATGATGGCCTCGGCCCGGCGGTGCTCGATGGCGTCGGCAATCAGTCCGCCCATCGACTTCAAAATCTCCGGGCTCCGTTCGTACCAGGAAGGATTGGATGAGGTGTATAGAAACAGGACGCCCACCAGCTTGTCCCGGCTTTTGAGAGGGATGATGTAATGGCCGTGCGCAGTCATCCCGTCGTATTTCCGTTCGTGACGCGGATCAGAAAAGCAGTTATTGCTGACCAGCATCTCCCCGCTCATCGCCACACGGCCGCACAGGCATTCGCCGAAAGGCACCTCCGCATCCAGGCGATGAAACTCTTCAGGGAAATCGCCGACGGTGGTGAACAGGCGCAGGACCTGGTTTTCATGGTCGGCGATGAACACCCCCGCCTTGTATTCGATCCTCAACTCGCTCAACCTGATGATCTCCTCCACCGCGCGGCTCAGCATTTGCGGAAGCGGGTCATGCGTCTGCAGGATTTTGGACACATTGTGGAGTGCGGTGTATTCCATGTTGCGGCGCAGGGTTTCCTCGTGAGCCTGAAGCTGGTCGGTAGTGCCATGCAGAATGGCGACAAAGTGGGATATGCGGTCGGCGGGGTCCGCTATGGGAAAGATGGTCACATCCGCGGGAAAGGCCGCTCCATCCCGCTTCCGGCTCACCATCTGTCCGCTCCAGATGTTGCCCGACATGAGCACTTCCCATACGCTATTGTAAAAACTCTCCGGGTGGTGTCCGCTCTTTAAAATGCGGTCGCTTTTCCCCACCACATCATCCGCGCGAAACCCGGTGAGCAGTTCAAAGGCGGGATTGACGTGGCTGATAACGCCGTCCGGATCGGTGATGTAAATCGCCTCCGGAAACGAATCCGAAATCCGTGACAACTTCTGCCTTTTAAAAAGATCCAGCTCTTTCATGGCTTTCACTTTCCACTTGAGATACACCATGCGCTGTCGGCACCGAACTCAAAACAGCAACCGGAAAGTCACCACACCAACGTGAAAGGTCGTGTCCCAACGACCGATGACAGCCGGCCGGCGGTTGCGGTTGATGGGCCGCGAGTCGTACGCCACCACCTGGTACGCCATATCCAGCCCCACTCCTTCCAGCGAGAACTCTTTTTTGTTTTTACCGCCGCATTGGAACCAGCCGAAAAAACTTCCCTGCTTTTCACACATCCACCCGAACCCGACAGAGTACGCGTTGTATTCGGAGTCCGGCACCGCAGGCGAGAAGGTGAACTCCGGCACCGGAGACTCCGAGCGAACGTAACCCGCCCGCGCCGCCGCGGTCCAACCGGGCTGGTTCAACCAGTAGCGCCATTTGTACTCGGTGCCCAGCATCCAGAGCCACGCGCCCTTCCAGTGCAACGGAAACGGAAGCGTCGCGCCATTGGACAGAGTCACATCGATATCCTTGAGCGAACTCCAGTCCGCATATTCCACATCGACTTCCAGTTTCCATTCACGCTGCCGGTCACGGAGAGGCCAGTACGCTATCGCTCCGGTGAATATCTGTGGCAACTCCAATTTGGCGAAGGCATCCGCGGCTTTGTTTCCCGCAACCAAAAAGGCTCCTTCCAGATCCAGCGTCACCCGACTGCGGTACACAAACGCCAGGTTGAGCACCGGCTGGCGGTCTTCATCCCAAATCGCCGTATAAAGGATTCCCACGTTGAATCCCACACCCGAGTCCTTGCCGTTCAACTCCAGAGGCGTACCCAATGGAATGCCCAATGGACCAAATTCCGGTCCTGCATTCAGCTTCTGCTCCAGGTGGCCTTCGCCGATGAAATCGAAAAATGTGTAAATGTCCAACCCCCCTCCGATGGAAACCCGGTCGTGCAGGGCATAAGCCACGGTCGGTTTGAAATCGACCAACGAAAGCTGGTTGCGCGTGGATACGGTATTGAAAGGCCCCTGATCCGGATATTGGTTGATCAATCCGAAAGGCGAGGTGATGCCCAGGCCGACCGCCACCCCTTCCACGGATTCGATGCCGAGACTCTTCAAGTCCGACGTCAGATAAAAATGCGAAGGCGGGGGATACGCAATGGTTCCGTCCAGAGTGCCTTTGGTCTTACTGCCATTGAAACGGGTGAAAGTGGTGCTCCCCCCGACCAGAATCATCCCGCCGGAAACCTGAATACCGGAAAGGCGGGCGATACCTGCGGGATTGAAATGAATCGCCGAGGGATCGTCCGCCTGCGCAGAGAAAGCGGTGCCCTGTCCGGTGGCCGAAGCCCCCTGATCCAGAATCCGGAATGCTTCGGCCTGAACAGCAGGTGCGGGAATGAAACTAATCAGTATGAAAGAGGCGCATACATGACCGAGCATGCAAATAATGCGTTTCATTTGCATACGCCCTCTCTTCCGAGACGCGACAACTACCATGCCTTGCGAAATTCAAAGTTTCCAATTCACCCCAAAAGCAAATTCTGTGAGATCAATCGTGCTCCACCCCACTTGGCTCATTCATTCGGCAGGTTCATTCTCGAAAAAAACTGTTCCCGGGTTTGAACGCCAAGCTTTTCATAAATCTGTTTTATATTTTCCTGAACATTCTCCGGACTGATGAACAGGCGCGCGGCAATGGCCACCGGCTCCATGCCATCCAGAACCAGGCAGGAAATTTCCATCTGCACTTTGTCCAATCCCGCCTCCTGCATGGCGAGGTTACGCAGAGAATAAGGGTCTTCCACCGGCTTCATCTGCAACAGCCAGCACGGGTCCTGGCCCCAGTTTTTCCTTTCCAGCATGCACAGGTTGAGACGAAAGACCCCTTCCGGCAATTGGTAGAAAACGAGTTCCACGGGAGAACTCTGAATTTCGTATGGCGGTTCGAACCGGGAGATTTCCCGGCTGAGAATGCGCATCAACTCCGGTGGAATCATTTGCCCGGTGCTCACCCCCACCACCTCACTGAACACCCGGTTGCAGAACAGAACCCGCATGTTGGAGTGAAACAACGCAATGCCCGTAGGCACATCCACCAATGCGTCCACCAGCGAACGGTATCGCTTCAATTCGTCATTCAGGATAATGGTCTTGATGGTCTGCAACAGGTGGGGCCGAAGAAGTTCCAGCACTCTTATATCGCGCAGGGTGAAGTTCTTGTCGTATTGATCCACCTCTTCGATCGGCGCGTGCCGGTGAATGCCCAAGCCATGCGTGATTTCCGGCTGATCGAACGTTGCCAGGAAATTGGCGATCGGGTTCAGGTACAGCCACGAATCGCGGACATACTCCGGATTTTCTGCGAAGAACTGGTCCTTTTCTTTAACAAACACTTCACGGGGAATGTCCACATCCACCGCCACCACCGGGCGGGCCACCCGTTCCAGCATGGTGGGGATGGATTTGATGTAAGGAATGGAATCGGAAAGCTGGTTGAAGTCTTCCTGCGGCACGCCGACACAATCCACCAGGCCCACCTGCCCCAGCGACTTGCTGGTGAAATCCATGTTGATCCAGCCATACAGTGCGGAGTCCGCTTCGAACAAGGGAAGCACGTGACTGCTAAACACACCGCGAAGCGCTTCCCGCGTGTCGCACCCATGGAACTGGGTGATGGTATCGAGAATGGCGAGATAATCTTTTTCCGGTATGGAGACAGGACAAGAATTTTGAACCATGACCAGCCCCTCCAAAGCGCCGACGATACGCCGCTTTCAAGCTCCGTGGTAAAATTCTGACTTTCCCGTTCTTATGCCCTATTAATATTCACCTACCCGTCCCTGCCCGCAATAGGTAATCCAAACTATCCCCCTGTTTCTTTTCGGGAGAAGACACCACAACAACAAAAAGGCTATTTTTAGCCACGGGTTTCCGAAGCACGCCCCAAAACAAAACGGCATGGCGATAAAATCAAACGT
Protein-coding regions in this window:
- a CDS encoding sensor histidine kinase is translated as MVYLKWKVKAMKELDLFKRQKLSRISDSFPEAIYITDPDGVISHVNPAFELLTGFRADDVVGKSDRILKSGHHPESFYNSVWEVLMSGNIWSGQMVSRKRDGAAFPADVTIFPIADPADRISHFVAILHGTTDQLQAHEETLRRNMEYTALHNVSKILQTHDPLPQMLSRAVEEIIRLSELRIEYKAGVFIADHENQVLRLFTTVGDFPEEFHRLDAEVPFGECLCGRVAMSGEMLVSNNCFSDPRHERKYDGMTAHGHYIIPLKSRDKLVGVLFLYTSSNPSWYERSPEILKSMGGLIADAIEHRRAEAIIQEQNETLTKMNDLKNKFLGIAAHDLRNPVYVIRTFSEALRDECAQGVSDKHRRYFDKIYNASGHMIHLLENLLDISKIEQGKIEINRMMQDINPIIEEQVSLNQIVANKKNIRIRQNLAEVPPFRFDKDALIQAINNFLSNAIKFSPPDSTVLVSTELQGDKIQFSVKDEGAGLSEEEQKLLFGEFQTLSSKPTGQEKVTGLGLAIVKKIITLHGGEVGVVSRSGKGSTFYFLLPVK
- a CDS encoding helix-turn-helix transcriptional regulator, translated to MVQNSCPVSIPEKDYLAILDTITQFHGCDTREALRGVFSSHVLPLFEADSALYGWINMDFTSKSLGQVGLVDCVGVPQEDFNQLSDSIPYIKSIPTMLERVARPVVAVDVDIPREVFVKEKDQFFAENPEYVRDSWLYLNPIANFLATFDQPEITHGLGIHRHAPIEEVDQYDKNFTLRDIRVLELLRPHLLQTIKTIILNDELKRYRSLVDALVDVPTGIALFHSNMRVLFCNRVFSEVVGVSTGQMIPPELMRILSREISRFEPPYEIQSSPVELVFYQLPEGVFRLNLCMLERKNWGQDPCWLLQMKPVEDPYSLRNLAMQEAGLDKVQMEISCLVLDGMEPVAIAARLFISPENVQENIKQIYEKLGVQTREQFFSRMNLPNE
- a CDS encoding OmpP1/FadL family transporter, which gives rise to MKRIICMLGHVCASFILISFIPAPAVQAEAFRILDQGASATGQGTAFSAQADDPSAIHFNPAGIARLSGIQVSGGMILVGGSTTFTRFNGSKTKGTLDGTIAYPPPSHFYLTSDLKSLGIESVEGVAVGLGITSPFGLINQYPDQGPFNTVSTRNQLSLVDFKPTVAYALHDRVSIGGGLDIYTFFDFIGEGHLEQKLNAGPEFGPLGIPLGTPLELNGKDSGVGFNVGILYTAIWDEDRQPVLNLAFVYRSRVTLDLEGAFLVAGNKAADAFAKLELPQIFTGAIAYWPLRDRQREWKLEVDVEYADWSSLKDIDVTLSNGATLPFPLHWKGAWLWMLGTEYKWRYWLNQPGWTAAARAGYVRSESPVPEFTFSPAVPDSEYNAYSVGFGWMCEKQGSFFGWFQCGGKNKKEFSLEGVGLDMAYQVVAYDSRPINRNRRPAVIGRWDTTFHVGVVTFRLLF